One stretch of Siphonobacter curvatus DNA includes these proteins:
- a CDS encoding CotH kinase family protein, which yields MKKILPCTGTGASLVSYLFLFSNTLAAQVNFTSSNLPIVVIDTKDGQGIPDEPKIPATMKIIYRGPGLRNARTDTQYDYNGAIGIEVRGANSQAAPKKSFGFETQEADGSEKDVSLMGMPAEHDWILYASAYDNSFITNVLGYKLSNQIGRYASRSQYVEVVLNGSYHGLYVLGENVKRGKDRIPISSLKEDDVSGDKLTGGYILKVDAPDGNHRWGSAFGAECRNDGRAIFEIHYPKTKNLQIVQRDYIQNYVTQFENLLHAKNFNPQTGYASMADVPSFADYFLMTELSKNSDGYTKSTYFYKDRDSKGGKLNMGPMWDLDLAYGRGFCDGNVPEGWAFEMNLGCTPSDQIMPFWWSYLMQDTLFVQTSQRRWTNIRQGAFATARVMSMIDSLQNIFQEAHARNAIRWNMGQNLNAEIQDRKNFITARFNWMDQNISGLGYYIKPYNATELCPGNAVVLQGNSSFNVIHFWKQSNGSIVWQGKEFSPSTAGYYMLEFSHASGSRMCTYTFTKTLSPRNDGVNTSRQSGPWEEDNTWSCGKPPVPLQKAYIISPHVVRLNSTAAASQIDVAKESRLIFLPNARFNAP from the coding sequence ATGAAAAAAATATTACCCTGTACGGGGACTGGTGCCAGTCTCGTTTCTTACCTGTTTTTGTTTAGTAATACGTTAGCTGCCCAAGTGAATTTTACTTCCTCCAATCTGCCTATCGTGGTCATCGATACGAAGGATGGGCAGGGCATTCCGGATGAGCCGAAGATACCGGCAACGATGAAAATCATTTATCGGGGACCGGGTCTGCGAAATGCACGGACCGACACGCAGTACGATTACAATGGAGCGATTGGTATCGAGGTACGGGGAGCTAACTCCCAGGCTGCACCCAAGAAATCGTTTGGTTTTGAAACGCAGGAAGCCGACGGGTCCGAAAAGGATGTGTCGCTGATGGGGATGCCCGCCGAACACGACTGGATTCTGTACGCTTCGGCGTATGACAATTCTTTCATCACGAATGTACTGGGCTATAAACTTTCCAACCAGATTGGTCGCTACGCCAGTCGGAGCCAGTACGTAGAAGTGGTTCTCAATGGTTCGTATCATGGCTTGTACGTATTGGGTGAAAATGTGAAACGGGGAAAAGATCGCATCCCCATTTCCAGCCTAAAAGAAGATGACGTGTCGGGCGATAAACTGACCGGTGGATACATCCTGAAAGTCGATGCTCCGGATGGAAATCATCGTTGGGGCTCGGCCTTCGGAGCCGAGTGCCGCAACGACGGGCGGGCCATCTTTGAGATTCACTATCCCAAAACGAAAAATCTCCAGATCGTCCAACGGGACTACATTCAGAATTACGTAACCCAATTCGAAAACCTGCTTCACGCGAAAAACTTCAATCCGCAGACGGGCTATGCTTCCATGGCCGACGTGCCGTCGTTCGCCGATTATTTTCTGATGACGGAGCTGAGTAAAAATTCCGATGGCTATACGAAAAGCACGTACTTCTACAAGGATCGGGACAGTAAGGGCGGCAAGTTGAACATGGGCCCTATGTGGGATCTGGATCTAGCGTACGGACGGGGTTTTTGCGATGGAAACGTACCGGAGGGATGGGCTTTTGAAATGAACCTGGGCTGTACGCCGAGCGATCAAATCATGCCCTTCTGGTGGTCGTACCTGATGCAGGATACGCTGTTTGTTCAAACCTCCCAGCGACGCTGGACGAACATCCGGCAGGGGGCTTTTGCCACGGCTCGCGTCATGTCGATGATTGATTCGCTACAAAACATTTTTCAGGAAGCTCACGCCCGTAACGCCATCCGCTGGAATATGGGCCAGAATCTGAACGCTGAAATCCAGGATCGTAAAAACTTCATTACGGCTCGTTTCAACTGGATGGACCAGAATATCAGTGGCCTGGGCTATTACATCAAACCGTATAACGCTACCGAGCTTTGCCCCGGAAACGCGGTGGTACTTCAGGGCAATAGTAGCTTCAACGTGATTCATTTCTGGAAGCAGTCGAACGGAAGTATCGTCTGGCAGGGAAAGGAATTCAGCCCCAGTACGGCGGGGTACTACATGTTAGAATTTAGCCACGCCTCGGGTAGCCGAATGTGTACCTATACCTTCACGAAAACCCTGAGTCCACGCAACGACGGTGTCAATACCAGCCGGCAATCGGGGCCCTGGGAAGAGGATAATACCTGGAGTTGTGGGAAGCCACCCGTTCCGCTGCAAAAAGCGTACATCATCTCTCCGCACGTGGTTCGGCTGAATAGTACGGCAGCCGCCAGTCAAATCGATGTAGCGAAAGAATCCCGACTGATTTTTCTGCCCAACGCCCGATTCAACGCTCCGTAA
- the galU gene encoding UTP--glucose-1-phosphate uridylyltransferase GalU, translating to MIKKAIIPAAGFGTRFLPATKAQPKEMLPIIDTPTIQYVVQEAVDSGIEDILIISGKGKRSIEDHFDRNFELETRLAEKEDEMLHELRRLSDMANIHFVRQKELNGLGDAIYYARHHVGNEPFAVLLGDTIMDSVIPVTQQLMDTFETYRCSVIAVETVPTDKVNRYGIVGGKELSDSIMQLETLVEKPALGQAPSNLAIAGRYILTPEIFRMIEQTPKGKGGEIQLTDAMLLLLSRENVYSHRIEGKRHDIGNKLDFLKTTVEFALKRKEFEKPFLAFLKEVIQQYEQ from the coding sequence ATGATTAAAAAAGCGATTATTCCAGCGGCCGGTTTTGGTACGCGATTTCTGCCCGCCACCAAGGCACAACCCAAAGAAATGTTGCCCATTATCGATACGCCGACCATCCAGTACGTCGTGCAGGAAGCGGTTGATTCGGGCATTGAAGATATTCTGATCATCTCGGGGAAAGGCAAACGTTCGATTGAAGATCACTTTGACCGCAACTTCGAACTCGAAACCCGACTGGCCGAAAAAGAAGACGAAATGCTGCACGAATTACGTCGGCTTTCGGATATGGCCAACATCCACTTTGTTCGCCAGAAAGAACTTAATGGACTCGGAGATGCCATTTACTACGCCCGTCACCACGTGGGAAATGAACCGTTTGCCGTCCTGCTCGGCGATACCATCATGGACTCGGTTATTCCCGTTACGCAGCAGTTGATGGATACCTTCGAAACCTACCGCTGTTCGGTCATTGCTGTAGAAACGGTTCCTACCGACAAGGTGAATCGCTACGGTATTGTCGGCGGGAAAGAACTCAGCGATTCGATCATGCAACTGGAAACGCTGGTAGAAAAACCGGCCTTGGGTCAGGCTCCGTCGAATCTGGCCATCGCGGGACGGTACATTCTAACGCCCGAGATTTTCCGGATGATTGAGCAAACACCCAAAGGCAAAGGCGGCGAAATCCAGCTGACAGATGCCATGTTACTGCTCCTCTCGCGTGAAAACGTCTATAGCCACCGCATTGAAGGCAAGCGTCACGACATCGGCAACAAACTCGACTTCCTGAAAACCACGGTCGAATTTGCCCTGAAACGGAAAGAGTTTGAAAAGCCGTTCCTGGCGTTTCTGAAAGAGGTGATTCAGCAGTACGAACAGTAA
- a CDS encoding mevalonate kinase family protein, producing the protein MLIETRAYARAGLLGNPSDGFFGKTLSITVRNFGASVSLWQSPELHIEQQEADANTFRSIFHLCDTVGQIGYNGGIPLIKAAIRKFTLYCGDQGIRLPNRNFTIRYSSSIPRQVGLSGSSAIIVATMRALMQFYEVDIPLEYLPTLVLQAETEELGITAGLQDRVIQCYEGCVYMDFAKELVQSRGYGEYQRINPAQLPKLYLAYNTDMSKVSGKVHNDVRARFDRGEPLVHETLQSIANLATLGKEAIERRDYETLHELVNQNFDFRTRIYNIHPVNIQMIETARKLGASASFTGSGGSIIGLYRDDEMLNRLFVELRKLNARVIKPYVM; encoded by the coding sequence GTGCTGATTGAAACGCGAGCGTACGCCCGGGCCGGACTTTTAGGAAATCCCTCGGACGGTTTTTTTGGGAAAACGCTATCCATCACCGTCCGAAATTTTGGGGCTTCCGTTAGCTTATGGCAATCGCCGGAGCTTCATATTGAACAGCAGGAGGCCGACGCCAACACCTTCCGCAGTATTTTTCACCTCTGTGATACCGTCGGACAAATTGGGTACAATGGCGGTATTCCCCTCATCAAAGCAGCCATTCGTAAGTTTACGCTGTACTGCGGGGATCAGGGCATCCGGCTGCCTAACCGGAATTTCACCATTCGCTATAGCAGTTCCATTCCCCGACAGGTCGGTTTATCCGGATCGAGTGCCATCATTGTGGCTACCATGCGGGCCTTGATGCAGTTTTACGAAGTGGATATTCCGCTCGAATATCTGCCTACGCTAGTCTTACAGGCGGAAACCGAAGAACTCGGCATTACTGCCGGCCTACAGGATCGAGTAATTCAGTGTTACGAAGGCTGTGTGTATATGGATTTTGCCAAAGAGCTTGTACAAAGCCGCGGCTACGGCGAGTACCAACGCATCAATCCGGCCCAGTTGCCTAAGCTTTATCTAGCTTATAACACCGACATGAGTAAGGTTTCGGGCAAAGTCCATAACGACGTACGGGCCCGGTTCGACCGGGGTGAGCCGCTGGTACACGAAACTCTGCAATCCATCGCCAATCTGGCTACTTTGGGTAAAGAAGCCATCGAACGGCGTGATTACGAAACGTTACACGAACTGGTGAATCAAAATTTTGATTTCCGGACTCGCATTTATAACATTCATCCGGTCAACATTCAGATGATCGAAACGGCTCGTAAATTGGGAGCTTCCGCTTCGTTTACGGGCTCGGGCGGCAGTATCATCGGTCTGTACCGGGACGACGAAATGCTAAACCGTCTCTTTGTCGAATTAAGAAAACTAAACGCCAGGGTCATTAAACCGTATGTGATGTGA
- a CDS encoding TrmH family RNA methyltransferase → MRKLSMDELDRLSVEEFKAAEKFPYSVLLDDVRSLNNVGSVFRTSDAFRVSTVYLGGITGTPPHRDITKTALGADESVHWEHVPDAVDFCKELKTKGVRIVAVEQAEASVGLPDFQPEPDGEYVFVFGNEVFGVNDKIIEIADLCLEIPQYGTKHSLNIAVTVGIVCWDFVYKRLAAKQ, encoded by the coding sequence ATGCGAAAACTTTCAATGGATGAACTCGACCGCCTGTCAGTCGAGGAATTCAAGGCTGCGGAAAAATTTCCGTATTCCGTGTTACTCGACGACGTTCGGAGTTTAAATAACGTAGGTTCCGTCTTTCGTACGTCCGATGCCTTTCGGGTGTCTACGGTATATTTAGGGGGAATTACGGGTACACCCCCGCACCGGGATATTACGAAAACGGCTCTTGGAGCCGACGAATCTGTCCATTGGGAACACGTACCTGATGCGGTTGATTTTTGTAAAGAGCTGAAAACGAAGGGCGTACGCATTGTAGCGGTGGAGCAGGCCGAGGCTAGCGTGGGCTTGCCCGATTTTCAGCCCGAACCCGATGGCGAATATGTTTTTGTTTTTGGGAATGAAGTTTTTGGAGTGAATGATAAAATCATTGAAATTGCCGACCTATGCCTGGAAATTCCCCAGTACGGCACGAAGCATTCCCTCAACATTGCCGTAACAGTCGGAATCGTTTGCTGGGATTTTGTTTACAAGCGACTGGCTGCCAAGCAATAA
- a CDS encoding prolipoprotein diacylglyceryl transferase, producing the protein MKPDKKLTNELASTLTEKLSGLNAKHGKKLSKQIEKAAEDLAKKFAKLQLKEKEKEEKSAKDAKKKLAKQAKKTSSKSVEVPSKKEEAPAEPKKESTPAASQPKAPAATKTPTRSTKAPAAKSAKVPATASKSEVATTNDSVEPTDIETPDMPH; encoded by the coding sequence ATGAAACCCGACAAGAAGCTTACCAACGAACTGGCCTCTACGCTTACTGAAAAACTGAGTGGTCTGAACGCCAAACACGGCAAAAAACTGTCGAAACAAATTGAAAAAGCAGCGGAAGACTTAGCAAAGAAGTTTGCTAAACTACAACTGAAAGAGAAAGAGAAAGAAGAAAAATCAGCAAAAGACGCTAAGAAAAAATTAGCCAAACAGGCGAAGAAGACCTCTTCCAAATCCGTAGAGGTACCTTCAAAAAAAGAAGAGGCTCCCGCTGAACCGAAAAAGGAGTCAACGCCCGCTGCTTCTCAACCGAAGGCTCCTGCGGCTACCAAGACGCCCACGCGTTCGACCAAAGCTCCCGCTGCTAAAAGTGCCAAAGTACCCGCAACGGCCAGCAAAAGTGAAGTAGCCACTACGAATGATAGCGTAGAGCCGACTGATATTGAAACGCCCGATATGCCTCACTAA
- a CDS encoding SMP-30/gluconolactonase/LRE family protein, giving the protein MFRILLLLPVLFVACARKPASSQSSNLYQSSDFTAENQFSGNIEGPSFDAAGNLYVVNFKQDGTVGKINAQGQGEVFVTLPNKSIANAIQFNSKGEMLLADFVNHNILKVNMQTKEVSVFAHDDRFNQPNDICITKKDVLYASDPKWKDNTGQLWRIDPDGKTTRLLENLGTTNGITLSPDEKILYVNESAQRKIWKYDLDDQGSVQNKQLFHEFTDFGMDGMKCDQKGNLYCTRHGKGVIAILSPQGKLLREVPLKGKSCSNLVFGGKDKKTVFVTLQDRRGMEQFRVETPGK; this is encoded by the coding sequence ATGTTTCGTATTCTTCTGTTACTGCCGGTGCTTTTTGTGGCCTGTGCCCGCAAACCGGCTTCTTCCCAGTCTTCAAACCTCTACCAAAGCAGCGACTTCACCGCTGAGAATCAGTTTAGCGGGAACATCGAAGGCCCCAGTTTCGACGCGGCAGGGAATCTGTACGTAGTCAATTTCAAACAGGATGGTACCGTCGGTAAAATCAATGCTCAGGGACAGGGCGAAGTGTTCGTAACCTTACCGAATAAAAGTATTGCCAACGCCATTCAGTTTAACTCGAAGGGCGAGATGTTACTGGCCGATTTTGTGAATCATAACATTTTAAAAGTGAACATGCAGACGAAAGAAGTAAGCGTGTTTGCCCACGATGATCGATTTAATCAGCCCAATGACATTTGCATCACGAAGAAGGACGTGCTGTATGCTTCTGATCCGAAATGGAAAGATAATACGGGCCAGCTCTGGCGAATCGATCCAGATGGGAAGACGACCCGACTACTGGAGAACCTGGGTACTACCAATGGAATTACGTTGAGTCCCGACGAAAAAATCTTGTACGTCAACGAAAGTGCTCAGCGGAAAATCTGGAAGTACGATTTAGATGATCAGGGCAGTGTGCAGAATAAACAGCTTTTCCACGAATTCACGGACTTCGGCATGGATGGCATGAAGTGCGATCAGAAGGGAAATCTATACTGTACCCGGCACGGCAAAGGCGTCATTGCGATTCTGAGTCCGCAGGGGAAATTATTACGAGAAGTGCCGCTCAAGGGTAAAAGCTGTAGTAATCTCGTTTTCGGAGGAAAAGATAAAAAAACGGTATTCGTTACCCTTCAGGACCGCCGAGGGATGGAGCAGTTTCGGGTAGAAACTCCCGGAAAATAA
- a CDS encoding acyl-CoA thioesterase gives MTQPKFASESLTTMTEMVFPNDTNNLGNLMGGNLLRLMDICGAIAAQKHSRHVVVTASVDNVAFKDPIPLGSVITLRAFVTRAFNSSMEVFIDVHAENIPAGERFMTNRAFYTFVAVGADGKPSTDIPEVVPQTDEEKSLYDAALRRRQLRLVLAGRMMPAEATELAKLFELQA, from the coding sequence TTGACTCAGCCCAAATTTGCCTCCGAATCCCTGACCACCATGACTGAAATGGTCTTTCCCAACGATACCAATAATTTGGGTAATCTGATGGGGGGAAACCTGTTACGTCTGATGGATATTTGCGGTGCGATTGCCGCCCAGAAGCATTCCCGCCACGTAGTCGTTACGGCTTCGGTGGATAACGTAGCATTTAAAGACCCGATTCCCCTGGGTAGTGTCATTACGCTGCGGGCATTCGTGACGCGGGCATTCAATTCATCCATGGAAGTATTCATCGACGTACATGCGGAGAATATTCCGGCCGGTGAACGCTTCATGACGAACCGGGCCTTTTACACCTTCGTGGCCGTAGGAGCCGATGGAAAACCTTCAACGGATATTCCGGAAGTAGTGCCGCAGACGGATGAAGAGAAATCACTGTACGACGCCGCCCTTCGTCGCCGTCAATTACGTCTGGTCTTAGCCGGACGGATGATGCCCGCTGAAGCAACCGAGCTGGCTAAATTATTTGAACTACAAGCCTAA
- a CDS encoding DedA family protein: protein MNLPDWLTFLTDSREIIQTGGLVAITLIVFAENGLFFAFFLPGDYLLFLAGVFCGTGVLNVTLPVLLACILGAAVFGSLTGYLFGKYFGGRLENRPDSLFFKKKNIETTRQYFLKYGSSVLIISRFLPVVRTFAPILSGMIKLDFPHFMTYNVIGGALWTILLSGGGYYLGEKFPGIINYVHYIIIFFLAVTTFTVVKGYLNARRDMK, encoded by the coding sequence ATGAATTTGCCAGATTGGTTAACCTTTTTAACGGATTCCCGGGAGATTATTCAAACCGGTGGCCTGGTGGCCATTACCTTAATCGTTTTCGCGGAGAACGGTTTGTTCTTTGCCTTTTTTCTTCCCGGCGATTACTTACTTTTTCTGGCGGGCGTATTCTGCGGAACGGGCGTACTAAACGTGACCCTGCCCGTACTGCTAGCTTGTATTCTGGGGGCGGCTGTTTTTGGCTCGCTGACGGGGTATCTCTTTGGGAAGTACTTTGGCGGTAGGCTCGAAAACCGGCCAGATTCCCTGTTTTTTAAGAAAAAGAACATCGAAACGACTCGCCAATATTTTTTGAAGTATGGTTCCAGTGTGTTGATTATCAGTAGATTCCTGCCCGTAGTTCGTACCTTTGCACCGATTTTATCGGGTATGATCAAGCTCGATTTCCCGCATTTCATGACCTACAATGTTATCGGTGGGGCTCTTTGGACGATTCTGCTTTCGGGCGGTGGGTACTATCTGGGCGAGAAGTTTCCCGGTATTATTAACTACGTGCATTACATCATCATCTTCTTCCTGGCCGTCACGACGTTTACAGTCGTTAAAGGCTACCTAAATGCCCGTCGGGATATGAAGTAA
- a CDS encoding tetratricopeptide repeat protein — MKPFCLLLIFLFSQSLLAQDIDKEKLKGVWVAKRVEYRNGYQMMSDAEVDKSNIVFVFEDRRLRFYTNEKSSTVSYTLSGNRIRTAENATYTIDKLTDYELQLSEQTSSVMRNDQLRFICARQEATSYDDYIRKKFVLPAARFDRDTFYVMNETIYPKFRTRLIDSSFYETYQNSYTYIEDAFRQLARPRRDRFRVSFIVNRTGRIENIQIVESSDPKMDDNLRTAIKASEGMWIPATVGRKPVRVQVNYEFPYGIPENRQLTLDDIKALKAKDLFETGLQHYNRQRYDQALAVFNQCIELDPGNVSIRFNRAATFYKLNRLPEACQDWKLLERAGEKEATKLLKKHCQN; from the coding sequence CAGTCTTTACTGGCTCAGGATATTGATAAAGAGAAGCTCAAAGGTGTTTGGGTAGCGAAACGGGTCGAATACCGCAACGGGTACCAAATGATGAGTGATGCTGAAGTCGATAAGTCCAATATCGTTTTTGTTTTTGAAGATCGGCGACTACGGTTTTATACCAACGAAAAGTCTAGCACCGTAAGCTACACGCTGAGTGGCAATCGTATCCGTACGGCCGAGAACGCCACCTACACGATCGATAAACTCACGGATTACGAATTACAGCTTTCCGAGCAGACTTCCTCCGTCATGCGTAATGATCAGCTTCGGTTTATCTGTGCTCGCCAGGAAGCCACTAGTTACGATGATTACATCCGCAAGAAATTCGTTCTGCCTGCCGCTCGCTTTGATCGGGACACGTTTTACGTGATGAACGAAACGATCTACCCCAAATTCCGTACGCGTCTGATTGACAGTAGTTTTTACGAAACGTACCAGAATTCCTATACGTATATTGAAGATGCGTTCCGACAATTGGCTCGTCCGCGTCGGGATCGCTTTCGGGTGAGCTTCATTGTGAATCGTACGGGCCGAATCGAAAACATCCAAATCGTGGAAAGTTCGGATCCCAAAATGGACGACAACCTCAGAACGGCCATTAAAGCTTCTGAAGGTATGTGGATTCCCGCAACCGTTGGCCGCAAGCCGGTACGGGTGCAGGTGAATTACGAATTCCCGTATGGTATCCCCGAAAACCGCCAACTTACTTTGGATGATATTAAAGCATTGAAGGCGAAAGATTTGTTTGAAACGGGTTTGCAACATTACAATCGCCAGCGGTACGACCAGGCACTGGCCGTGTTTAATCAGTGTATTGAATTGGATCCCGGCAACGTATCGATTCGTTTCAACCGGGCCGCTACCTTCTACAAACTCAACCGTCTGCCAGAAGCGTGCCAGGACTGGAAGCTTCTGGAACGGGCAGGAGAAAAAGAAGCGACGAAATTGTTAAAGAAACACTGTCAGAATTAA